DNA from Eucalyptus grandis isolate ANBG69807.140 chromosome 5, ASM1654582v1, whole genome shotgun sequence:
TGAAAAATACCTCTGCCCGCTCAACCTGTCCAAATCGAAAGAACCCATTTATCATCGTTGTCCACGAAACAACACTTGgttcaggcatttcatcaaaaagCTCTTCCGCCGTCGTCAAGTCCACGCAGTCCAAGCAGCCTTTGATCATCGTGTTCCAGCAAATTGCATCTCTCACGGGCATTTTGTAGAACAGGTTTGGGCGTCATCAAGGCAGCCGGTTGCAAGCGACCCACAATCATCTTTGTAAATGAACGAACATCTGGGCATTGAAATTTGTCCAGAACCTCCCGAGTTTCATCTGGGTTTTCATTCCTAAGGTGTCCAGAGACTGTAGGACCATCACAGGTCACATGACTCGCATGTCTGAAGAAGCGCTTGGAGAGATGGATGCAGGTTTCGGATGAACTGAGCCATGAAGAAGGGAATGAACGTGTGCAAGAGCATCTGAGATTTGGGAAAACGGCATGAAATCTCATCATGACGACAGGCTCCTCTGCTCCTGTTGCCCCGTGGGCAGGACACGCAGGACGTTATCCGGTTTCTTCCTGCTGCAATAACATTCCCATCCTCAATAATCACACAGCTGTTCAATCAAAGAGTCCAATCTGAGATCATTCACTAATTAAGACTGAAATACTAATAatcttaattagaaaataaagtaaCATATATGCAATGCACAGTTACCGAAAACCAAGTGTCTTACCCAACTGGAACTTCAAGGCTGTCCAACGCAAGCTTTGCC
Protein-coding regions in this window:
- the LOC104444754 gene encoding uncharacterized protein LOC104444754; its protein translation is METDNIASGERFSSEVLGFMRLAIDQAKLALDSLEVPVGCVIIEDGNVIAAGRNRITSCVSCPRGNRSRGACRHDEISCRFPKSQMLLHTFIPFFMAQFIRNLHPSLQALLQTCESCDL